The DNA segment CCATCGAAATCAGTGATGGAAGGTTTCATGACCACTTCGATGAAGCGCTTGTTCGCGTCCGCAGTGGGCAGGACCTCGAGGATCACCCCCACTTCCCGCATGTCGAACGCAGTTGGTGTGGCAGGCGTCACGGGAAATGAGTTGTTGCCCTCCGAGCCGACGTAGACGCCGTTGAGGTAGATTTCCGTCGAGCTGATGGTCTGGGGGATCTCCGGGGGCTCATATTCCGTCGGATAGATGAACTCGCGCACAACCCGCACGGAAGATGCCTGGCCGTTCCGTGTGACCGTGGAGGGACTGGTCATGAGATCGACACCTTTCTTCTGGCTCAGTCCCCGCATGAGCATGTTCGCCTGGTTGCCTCCGAAGACGCCGGAAATGCGGAAAATGCCCGGGGCGCGGTTTGCCGGCAGGGTCCGGTCGCTTCCCATGTTGATGAGATCGTCGATGGCATTTCCGTCGATGGCGGTGGCGCCACTCCGGTTGCCCGCGGTGATCGGGCGGAGGCTGTTGCCAGGGGGGATGGTGACAGGTACATCAAAAAGATCATCACCACTTCCCTGGGACCCTCCGCTGAGCGTGTAGCGGTCGCCGTCGAAGCCGACGCCGCCGAGGGTCCAGTCGAAGCCGAGTTCCTCGAGGTTCCGCTGGTCGGTGCGGATCATGGTGACCCGCGTGATGACGTTCACGGGCTCCGCTTCGGAGATGGATTCGACAATGCGGGCGATGGTGTCGAGATTGGTCTCCGTATTCGTGACGCGGAGGGTGTTGTTCTGTGCGTTGAAGGTGGCGCTGGCTCCGTCCGGGAAAGGCACGCCCTGCATGGCCAGTGCTTCCTGGGCTCCCAGCCGTTTCGCCAGGAGTCCTCCACCGGCGGCAGGCGTGGAAGCGAACGGGTCCGCGGAGGCGGCCGGGGTGGACGCTCCTTCGCTCAGGCTCGCCAGAAATCCCGGGGGGACCTTGAAGCTGCGGGAAGTCAGGCGGGTCGCGTCACCTCCGAGGGCTTGGATGATCACGGAGTAGTCATCCGTCGTATAGTGGGTTCTCGTCAGGTCGGTGACGTACTTGAGGACCTGGGAAAGAGGCGTGTTGTTGAGCTGGAGATCGAACTTGAGCGCGTTGATCTGGGCGGCTTTGTCCGGCTCGCCGAGATTCAGGTTGAAGTTGATGGTGCCCGCGGTGCCTTCGTTGGCTGAGACCTGGATGCGCAGGAAGTCGATGGCATCAGAAATGGAGGCCTGCTCCAGGGAAACCTTCGGAATGATGATCTGGTCGAGTTTGCGGGAGATGGGGACGAAGGTGGTGTCCGCCGTCTGCCCGAGCTGGCCGGGAAGTGCTGGATCCACCGGGAGGGGGGCGAGCGGAAGCTCCCAAGCCCCTTCCACCTGGCCGAGCATCTCGGCCCGGGCTTGATCGGTTGCCGTCCGCTGGTAGTCGGATTTCGCCGCGGCCAACCGTTCCAGTCCACGGCGCGCCGCGGAGTTGTATGGATCAATGCGCAGCACGTCGTCGTAGGTGGAACGTGCCTGATCGTATTTACCGAGGTTGTAGGCACCTTCGGCCGTATAGAGCAATTTGCGGACCTGGTCGACATTCCTGCCGTGGTCCACGGTCATCGCCGGATTGTTCCGGATGGGGTCGTCCAGGTCGGCACGGAACGCGAGCGCTCCCGGATCGTTGGGGGCGATGTCCGGTTGCAGAACCTTGTCCACGGCTGCTTTTGCTCCGGCGAGATCACCTTTCTTCACCAAGGTTCTGCCGTATTCGACGGATGCCTGGGCGTAGCGTTCCCTGGCGGCCGACCGGAGTTCGGCGGTGGTGGGCGCGTCCGGCAGCAGGGAGAGTGCTCCGGCGTAAGCTTCCACGGCATCGCCATGGCGGCCCGCGTTGTAGGATTCATCCCCTTTCAGGAGGAGCTCGTGGGCTTCCTGGGTGCTGGTTCCGCGTTTCGCCAGTTCACGGGCGGCGAGACCGGAGACGTCGGAAGGCCCCTGCGCGAAGAGCGGGGAAAGCAGGCATGCGGTGGCCAGCAAGGCGGCCCTGCCCGTCGGAGGAATGAGAATTCTGGAGTTCTCCATACAAAGGTTTTGGAGACGTATAGAGGGCCGGGCGCGGGAGGGTAAGCGCAAAATCCGGGAAAATTCACCTTTTTAGCGCCACCGGAACTCCATCTGGAACTCCCGGCGGGGGAGGGGGCGCCGGACCCAGCCCCGGGCCTGCAGATGGGACAGGCACAGTGCACGGAGTTTCTTGAATGCAGGAGTCAGGGTGTTCATATGAATTTGTGTTTATATGAACACTTCGATCCGTCAAGCTCCTGGACTTCGCCGCCGGTCATGAATTTTCCGGGCAGCGGCGGCGTCGGCCTCGATCTGCCGCTGAAGTGCGGTGAAATCGGCGAATTTCTTCTCCGGCCTGAGGAATTCCACGAAGGTGACCTCCAATTCGGTGCCGTAAATCTCTTCCGAAAAGTCGAACAGATGGACTTCCAGAGCGCGGGTGGTGCCATCCACGGTCGGACGGACACCCAGGTTCGCGACACCTTGGTGGACTTTCCCATCCGGGAGGGCAGTGGTGACGGCCCAGACTCCATCGGGAGGAAGCTGGGCATCTCCGGTCGAGACATTGGCGGTGGGGAAGCCGATCGTCCGTCCGAGGTGCCGGCCGTGCACGATGGGGCCGCAGACGGAATACGGGCGGCCGAGGAGTGTGGCCGCCGCGGAGAGATTCCCATCGCGGATGGCCTGGCGGATGCGGGTACTGCTCACCCGTTCGCCCTCAATCATGACGGGGGGCACGGCCTCCAGCCGGAAACCGGAGGTCTCCGCCCGGGACTGGAGCAGTTCAACGTCACCGTGGCGGCCTTTTCCGAATCTCCAATCCTCACCAACGGCGATGGTGCGGACCGGCGCCGCGAGCAATTGGTCGAGAAACCGGGCTGCGTCCATGGCTGCCAGTTCCTGGTCGAACCGCAGGGGGATGAGGAGCTCCGCACCCAGACCGCCCACGATGTGGGCCTTGTGCCCGAGGGTGGCGAGAAGTGAGGAAGGGGCCTTGGCCGGGGCGATGACCCGGATGGGATGGGGGTCGAAGGTCAGCACGCCGGCCAGCCCGCCTTGACGGCGTGCGGCATCCACCGCCCGTCCGATCACCGCCCGGTGGCCGATATGCACGCCGTCGAAAACACCCAGCGCGAGATGCAGCGGAGCATCCAGTGCCGGGAGATCTTCGAGGCGGTTGACGGTGATCATGATGGGTTCAGGCACCCCGCATGAGCGATATCTCCGCGAGGGAGACCAGAGCGTTGTACAGCTCCTGGCGGGGTGCGTTCTTCAGTTCGTCCACGGTGACGGCCCGCTCAAGCGTGAATTTTCCGGAGCGGGTGCGGCGCAGTGCGCTGAGGTGGCCGCCGCAGCCCAGTTTTTCGCCGATGTCGTGGGCGTAGGTGCGGACGTAGAAGCCCTTCGAGCAGTTCACCGTGAAGTCGATCTCCGGCAGAGCAGTGCGGGTGATCTTGTAGGAAGTGACGTGGACCGGGCGGGGTTCCCGCTCGATGACCTGGCCCTTGCGGGCGAGCTTGTAGAGGGGCACTCCATCCTTCTTGATGGCGGACACCATCGGCGGGATCTGATCGAACGGGCCCATGAAGCTGTCGAAGGCACCCTTGATCTCGGCGTCGGAAAGCTCCGGAACCGGCTTCGATTCGAGAACCTCTCCCTGGCGGTCCTGGGTGGAGGTAACGGCACCTAGTGTCATCGTACCCTCGTATTCCTTGTCTTCGCTCATGAGCAGGTCCTGGATCTTCGTCGCGCGGCCGATGACCAGCATCAGCAGGCCGGTGGCCATGGGGTCGAGGGTGCCGCAGTGGCCGATCTTCTTTGTATTCAGGGCACGGCGGGCGATCGCCACGACATCGTGCGAGGTCATGTCCGGGGCCTTGTCGATCAGCAGCACACCGCTGGGACCATTGTCATCCGATGGATTTCTTCTCATGTTTGATAAAAAATGATTCGCCGGTGGACGGGATGGCTCAGATGGCCTGCTCCACCGCGGCGAGCACCTTGGCCCGCGCTTCCCCGATGGGGCCCGCCATCCGGATGCCGGCGGCGAGGGAATGCCCGCCGCCACCGAACTGCATGGCGATTTTGCAGACGTCCACGCTCTTGTCCTTCGACCGCATGGAGACCCGGATCTTTCCGTCCGGCAGCTCTTCGAAGAAAGCCGCCACACGCACTCCGCGGATCGCGCGGATGATGTCGATGAGTCCCTCGCTGTCCTCCGGGCGCAGGTCCAGCTCCAGCCGGGTGCTGTCCTTCAGTTCCCAACTGGCAACCTTTCCATCCGGCGAGAGCTGGAGCGTGTTGAGCAGCGCCCGCATGAGCTCCACGCGGCGGTAGGGATGGTCATCGTAGGTCTTCGAGTTGATCGTCCCCACGTCCAGTCCGCGCCGGATCAGGTCCGCCGCCATTTCATAGGTGGCTGCGGTGGTGGAGGGATACTGGAAGGAGCCGGTGTCCGTGGAGACGGCGACGTAGATGGCGTCGCGGGACTCCGCGGGAAGAGGCAGGCCGAGCGCGGTGATGATGTTGTAGATGATCTGGCCGGTGGCCGGACTGTGGGAGTCGATCAGGTTCAGATCACCGTAGGAAGGGTTTGAAATGTGGTGGTCGATGTTGAGCAGGACCTTTGCTTTCGAGGCGGCGTGCAGCACGTTGTCCCCAAGACGCGGCTTGGTGGCTGTGTCCAGCGCGATGGCAACCTCCACATCGAGCGGTTCCGCGGGTGGGGTTTCGATCTTTTCGGAGCCGGGCAGAAAGGCCAGATTCTCCGGCAGGCCATCCTCGTTGATGAGGCGGACTTTTTTCCCGGCGGCCATCAACGCGAAACCGAGGCCGATCTGTGAGCCGATGGCATCCCCATCGGGACGGACATGGCTCATGATCACAAAGGAATCATGGTTGCGGAAAATTTCGCCGAGTTGCTCGATGGACGCGTTGGGAACTGGGTCGCTCATGGGGATGGAACCGCGAAGCGCGGGCGCGGATTCTTGCCGGGAGAAAGTGAGGCGCAAGGATAAAGGAGGGGGTGGAAGGCAGGGTCCCTACATTAGGGAGAAATCCAACCGCCATGTCGCTTCGCTTCCATGGCGGTTGAAAAATGCACGTATCAGGGAACTGCCCATCCCCAATGTAGGAGCCCTGGGATGGAAGGGGTGCGGGTGCAGACGGTCCCGGCGTCGGCCCGGAACACCGTTTGTTTGAAGGGCGGGAAACTGGTCATTTCCGGGGATGGCGGAACAGCATTACGTCCGCGCAGCTTGCGCTGATCCGGCCTGCGGTTCCTGCCTGGCTGCGGGTCTCCATGGCGGGGCCATTCTCCAGGATCCTGGGATTCCCCTGCCGCCGGCTGTCACTGGTCTTCGGGTACGGCGGTTGCCTTCGGCGGGGTCTCCGCGTTTTTCTCCGGAGCAGGTTCGTCCTTCACCGTGAGGTTCGCGTTCAGGAGGACCTGCTGGCCCAGGTTGCCGACGTTGGTGTTTCCGGAATAGCTGGCGGCGGTCAGACCGATGTCGAGGATGAGGCCCGGGCCGGTGTTCTTGGAAGCCTCGTTTCCTGAGAACGCCACACCGGCGGCGGGGGCACGGATGGCGAAGCCTCCCAGCAGGTTGTTGCGGGCGGTGTTGCCCGTGGCCCTGCCGGAGCCGGCGCTGCTGAGGACCACGCCGAACTCACGGTTGCCGGAGAACTGGTTTTTCTCGAGCGAGACGGAGCCACCGCCATTGTCCGCGTGCACTCCGTTCGCGCTGTTGTCGTCACAACGGTTGCCGACGAGGATGATGGCGGCGCCGTCCCATGATTCGATGCCGTGACCGAAGTTCCGCAGGGACTCCGACTCCCGGACTTCCAACAGGGTGCCGGGTCCGGAGGCGGCCACGCCGTTCCAGCCATTGTCGGCGAAGCGGCAGCGGTTGATGATGGCGTGCCCGCCCTCGATGACGGCAAGTCCATGACCGCTGGCGTCCTGGAAGCGGCAGTCCACGAAATCCACCGCGACTCCCCGGACAAGGCCTGCGGAATAGCGTTCCTCTCCGGGATCGAATGATTCATGGCGGAATGAGAAACCGGTCACACGGGCACCCTTCGCATTGGCCGCGAGAGTGATGGGGGAGCCATCCTGTGCCGCGCACTGGACGATGGTGGTGTCCGGACCCGCACCCTGGAGGTCGATGGCGGCGGTCACGACCAGCGGACCTTCCCATGTGCCGGCGGCGATGATGACGCGGTCCCTGTCCCGTGCCTTGGCGAGGGCCTCCGCCGGCGTGGCGAAATCCCCGGGAACACGGATGGTGCGGGCATAGGAGGAAAGCTTTTCCAACTGTGCCTTGATCTCCGGGTCCTCCGGCGAAAGGAGGCTGGCTTCGCGGAGCAGATCAAGGATGGCTTGGTCGAACTGGCCCTTGTCCCGCGCGCGTGCCTGTCCGAGAAGCTCCCTGGCTTTCCGGATGTCCGCGGCGGCCTTGTCCCGGGCGGCGGTCGCATCCGCGAGCAAGGCCTCCGCGTCGTCATCACCCGGTCGGGAGGCGAGGATCTTGTTGGCGGCGGAGATGGCGTCGTCCCATTTCCGCTGCTGCAGCATGTCACGCGCGGAGGCGAGCGTGAGACGGTCCGCCTCGAGCGCCTTCCCTTCGGCGATCTGCTTGAGGAGGCT comes from the Luteolibacter sp. SL250 genome and includes:
- a CDS encoding Amuc_1098 family type IV pilus outer membrane protein, giving the protein MENSRILIPPTGRAALLATACLLSPLFAQGPSDVSGLAARELAKRGTSTQEAHELLLKGDESYNAGRHGDAVEAYAGALSLLPDAPTTAELRSAARERYAQASVEYGRTLVKKGDLAGAKAAVDKVLQPDIAPNDPGALAFRADLDDPIRNNPAMTVDHGRNVDQVRKLLYTAEGAYNLGKYDQARSTYDDVLRIDPYNSAARRGLERLAAAKSDYQRTATDQARAEMLGQVEGAWELPLAPLPVDPALPGQLGQTADTTFVPISRKLDQIIIPKVSLEQASISDAIDFLRIQVSANEGTAGTINFNLNLGEPDKAAQINALKFDLQLNNTPLSQVLKYVTDLTRTHYTTDDYSVIIQALGGDATRLTSRSFKVPPGFLASLSEGASTPAASADPFASTPAAGGGLLAKRLGAQEALAMQGVPFPDGASATFNAQNNTLRVTNTETNLDTIARIVESISEAEPVNVITRVTMIRTDQRNLEELGFDWTLGGVGFDGDRYTLSGGSQGSGDDLFDVPVTIPPGNSLRPITAGNRSGATAIDGNAIDDLINMGSDRTLPANRAPGIFRISGVFGGNQANMLMRGLSQKKGVDLMTSPSTVTRNGQASSVRVVREFIYPTEYEPPEIPQTISSTEIYLNGVYVGSEGNNSFPVTPATPTAFDMREVGVILEVLPTADANKRFIEVVMKPSITDFDGFVNYGTPINMPSGSGSIRVTDNSILMPVFSTQRVDIPTLSVADGSTIIVGGLLKQNLQSVEDKSPVLGNLPVVGRLFQSKAHQPVSTAIIFMVNVQLVDPTGRPFRQQQ
- the truB gene encoding tRNA pseudouridine(55) synthase TruB, translated to MRRNPSDDNGPSGVLLIDKAPDMTSHDVVAIARRALNTKKIGHCGTLDPMATGLLMLVIGRATKIQDLLMSEDKEYEGTMTLGAVTSTQDRQGEVLESKPVPELSDAEIKGAFDSFMGPFDQIPPMVSAIKKDGVPLYKLARKGQVIEREPRPVHVTSYKITRTALPEIDFTVNCSKGFYVRTYAHDIGEKLGCGGHLSALRRTRSGKFTLERAVTVDELKNAPRQELYNALVSLAEISLMRGA
- a CDS encoding right-handed parallel beta-helix repeat-containing protein — encoded protein: MTLSDARKTLGLGPDDDPRPFLNEFKEARERIAEMVRTAPNDILAERYQKGLVDFDQALAAVREHLEAVGLLPRPSGGLQPAPEVESPPAATIPPVAANPVPPATGEPAQPVTAEEIPPPPAPLPTDAEAVALPLPTPPTGVAVESASPPAPQTPPETPAVAVAPPPAPETPVPASPPAGKPAPEKPAFIFERAESLPPSAPPLPQITDVSDDEAEDDVPVRGSKRAARVAWLLTVILLCIAGMMFYLKREEDLRLQKLEEVIELGKKGYSMIENRRWPEAARIFDQIEKLNPESSLLTEGRAKIAAGIAEEDSQFIGFLTGQAKASLEAKRWDEATASAQQVLDRFPNEKEATSLLKQIAEGKALEADRLTLASARDMLQQRKWDDAISAANKILASRPGDDDAEALLADATAARDKAAADIRKARELLGQARARDKGQFDQAILDLLREASLLSPEDPEIKAQLEKLSSYARTIRVPGDFATPAEALAKARDRDRVIIAAGTWEGPLVVTAAIDLQGAGPDTTIVQCAAQDGSPITLAANAKGARVTGFSFRHESFDPGEERYSAGLVRGVAVDFVDCRFQDASGHGLAVIEGGHAIINRCRFADNGWNGVAASGPGTLLEVRESESLRNFGHGIESWDGAAIILVGNRCDDNSANGVHADNGGGSVSLEKNQFSGNREFGVVLSSAGSGRATGNTARNNLLGGFAIRAPAAGVAFSGNEASKNTGPGLILDIGLTAASYSGNTNVGNLGQQVLLNANLTVKDEPAPEKNAETPPKATAVPEDQ
- a CDS encoding bifunctional riboflavin kinase/FAD synthetase, whose protein sequence is MITVNRLEDLPALDAPLHLALGVFDGVHIGHRAVIGRAVDAARRQGGLAGVLTFDPHPIRVIAPAKAPSSLLATLGHKAHIVGGLGAELLIPLRFDQELAAMDAARFLDQLLAAPVRTIAVGEDWRFGKGRHGDVELLQSRAETSGFRLEAVPPVMIEGERVSSTRIRQAIRDGNLSAAATLLGRPYSVCGPIVHGRHLGRTIGFPTANVSTGDAQLPPDGVWAVTTALPDGKVHQGVANLGVRPTVDGTTRALEVHLFDFSEEIYGTELEVTFVEFLRPEKKFADFTALQRQIEADAAAARKIHDRRRSPGA
- a CDS encoding bifunctional oligoribonuclease/PAP phosphatase NrnA — encoded protein: MSDPVPNASIEQLGEIFRNHDSFVIMSHVRPDGDAIGSQIGLGFALMAAGKKVRLINEDGLPENLAFLPGSEKIETPPAEPLDVEVAIALDTATKPRLGDNVLHAASKAKVLLNIDHHISNPSYGDLNLIDSHSPATGQIIYNIITALGLPLPAESRDAIYVAVSTDTGSFQYPSTTAATYEMAADLIRRGLDVGTINSKTYDDHPYRRVELMRALLNTLQLSPDGKVASWELKDSTRLELDLRPEDSEGLIDIIRAIRGVRVAAFFEELPDGKIRVSMRSKDKSVDVCKIAMQFGGGGHSLAAGIRMAGPIGEARAKVLAAVEQAI